Proteins co-encoded in one Gemmatimonadota bacterium genomic window:
- a CDS encoding insulinase family protein, translating to MRSVYFPLLLCLLPMHALASSPPYQKVADVSLAGSLSLQHYRLANGLQVAIVEDDTRPVVTCQIAYRVGSSHEAPGRQGMAHLVEHLALDRSFLESLYLLGAPHANASTSKDGTKYYATVPKAQLDTLIAYFARGMTRFDVSQEAFDLEKEVVLAEWARSASLARRLLYKKLYARMFAGHPYQYDILGHRDTIKTFTLEEATAFHKRYYVPNNACLVIVGDVKGADILPVVVQHFGEIPKDEGFIPDDVDTLDVASVPQDSLQSTTDLHSSVWGVWHIPTDTHPDTYPFYLFDLSLFEGEYSLARQRLIGSGKVLGVNSYFLNMRDKSIYYF from the coding sequence ATGCGTTCCGTATATTTTCCTCTTTTGCTCTGCCTTTTGCCGATGCACGCGCTGGCAAGTTCGCCGCCCTATCAAAAGGTCGCCGATGTTTCGCTTGCTGGCTCCCTTTCTCTCCAGCACTATCGCCTCGCCAATGGTCTTCAGGTTGCGATTGTGGAAGACGATACCCGACCCGTCGTGACGTGCCAAATTGCCTATCGCGTGGGGTCTTCTCACGAAGCACCCGGCAGGCAGGGCATGGCGCATCTGGTCGAGCACCTCGCGCTGGATCGCTCATTCTTAGAATCGCTCTATCTTTTGGGTGCGCCACACGCCAATGCCAGTACGTCTAAAGATGGTACAAAATACTACGCGACTGTTCCCAAAGCGCAGCTGGATACACTGATTGCCTATTTTGCACGGGGTATGACACGGTTTGATGTTTCGCAGGAAGCATTCGATCTCGAAAAAGAGGTCGTTCTGGCTGAATGGGCGAGAAGTGCAAGTCTTGCGCGTCGGCTTTTATATAAAAAGCTATATGCCCGCATGTTTGCGGGGCATCCCTATCAGTACGATATTCTGGGCCATCGAGATACGATTAAAACTTTTACTCTGGAGGAAGCGACCGCATTTCACAAGCGTTATTACGTACCGAATAATGCGTGTCTTGTAATTGTAGGCGATGTAAAAGGGGCTGATATTTTGCCCGTTGTAGTCCAACATTTTGGGGAGATTCCAAAGGACGAGGGGTTTATTCCAGACGATGTTGACACGCTGGATGTCGCATCTGTCCCCCAGGATTCCCTGCAATCTACAACTGATCTGCATTCTTCTGTTTGGGGTGTCTGGCATATTCCAACAGATACGCATCCAGACACCTATCCTTTTTATTTGTTTGACCTATCTCTTTTTGAGGGTGAATATTCTCTTGCGCGGCAAAGACTAATTGGTTCGGGAAAAGTGCTTGGAGTGAATTCCTATTTTCTCAATATGCGCGATAAAAGTATATATTATTTTTAA